Genomic segment of Acinetobacter larvae:
TTGTGTCAGGGTAATGATCCCTGCCAACATAATGACCAAGGCAATGACCCATGCAAAGATGGGGCGGTGTATAAAAAAACGAGCCATTAAAACTTCCCCTTAAGCTTGAGAAGCTGCTTTTTGCTCAACTGGTTTTGCCGGTTGCGCAGGTTGTGCAGCACTTGCTGGTGGTGCACCAGCAGCTTTACCAGCTTGTGGGGCCGGTTTGGCTTGGTATGGTTTGGCATTGACCTTCTGCTCAGGTTTTACTTTGGCTATACCATCAACAATGATTTTGTCACCGGTTTTTAAGCCATCGGTAATAATCCACTCTGTGCCTTTTGAGCCTGCTGTTGTGACGGGACGTGGTTCAACCTGTCCTTTGGCATTGACTAGCATGACTGTGGCTTGACCTGTTGGTGTACGGGTCAATGCAGCTTGTGGCACTAGATAAGCATTTGGAATAACTGCTCGAACAATTTCTGCAGTTGCATACATGCCAGGGAGTAACAATTGATTTGGATTGTCAAATAAGGCACGAATCGTTACAGAGCCAGTTTCTTGATTGACGCTGGCATCCGAGAATTGCATATTGCCTTCAATTGGATAGATGCTGCCATCTTCAAGTCTTAAACGCACTTTGGTATTTAAGTTCGCCGTGAGATTTCCTTGACTAATTTGTTTTTTTAGTCTTAGTAATTCCGCACTAGATTGATTAATCAGAACATAGATTGGGTCTAGTTGTTGAATTTTTACCAAGGC
This window contains:
- a CDS encoding efflux RND transporter periplasmic adaptor subunit, whose protein sequence is MMSAKLWAPALTACALATSIALVGCSKDPKDAQQAAAAQKMPPTEVGVLVAQPQSVEQVVELSGRTAAYQVSEVRPQTSGVVLKRLFNEGSFVRAGQPLYEIDSSINRANLDNARATLTRQQANLNAMRVKANRYSQLVGMNAVSKQEYDDLISQVKLAEADVAASQAVLKNAQIDLGYSTVRAPISGITGISTVTAGALVTANQAEALVKIQQLDPIYVLINQSSAELLRLKKQISQGNLTANLNTKVRLRLEDGSIYPIEGNMQFSDASVNQETGSVTIRALFDNPNQLLLPGMYATAEIVRAVIPNAYLVPQAALTRTPTGQATVMLVNAKGQVEPRPVTTAGSKGTEWIITDGLKTGDKIIVDGIAKVKPEQKVNAKPYQAKPAPQAGKAAGAPPASAAQPAQPAKPVEQKAASQA